One genomic segment of Gymnogyps californianus isolate 813 chromosome 8, ASM1813914v2, whole genome shotgun sequence includes these proteins:
- the DHX9 gene encoding ATP-dependent RNA helicase A isoform X3, whose translation MTPGKKLQGLVAATITPMTPDGQINLSVIRKYVDYLVSEQNVKNVFVNGTTGEGLSLNIQERKQLAEEWMRQGKDKLDHVIIHVGALSLPESQELARHAAAIGASGIAAIAPFFFKPTNKDELTAFLQKVASEAPAVPFYYYHIPPLTGVKIRVEELLDGIKERIPTFQGVKFSDTDLLDLAQCINKNEREQFSFLYGVDEQLLSALAIGASGAVGSTYNYLGRKTNLMLQAFAKPDLALARKYQFLTGEFLNFVIKLGFGVAQTKAVMTFVSGIPMGPPRLPLVDASEEFIVKAKAKLDSIVWPDGN comes from the exons ATGACACCCGGGAAGAAGTTACAGGGTCTTGTAGCTGCTACAATCACTCCAATGACTCCTGATGG ACAAATTAACCTTTCGGTGATTCGTAAATATGTGGATTATCTGGTAAGCGAGCAGAATGTGAAGAACGTCTTTG TGAATGGCACAACAGGAGAAGGATTGTCCCTTAACATCCAGGAGAGGAAGCAGTTGGCGGAAGAATGGATGCGccaaggaaaagacaa ATTGGATCATGTGATCATTCATGTGGGAGCACTGAGTCTGCCAGAGTCCCAAGAGCTG GCAAGACACGCAGCAGCCATAGGTGCTAGTGGTATTGCTGCAATAGCCCCCTTCTTCTTCAAACCCACAAACAAAG atgaGCTGACCGCTTTCTTACAGAAGGTTGCGTCTGAAGCCCCTGCGGTTCCATTTTATTACTATCACATTCCTCCTCTGACGGGTGTGAAGA TTCGTGTTGAGGAGTTGCTGGATGGAATAAAAGAGCGGATCCCCACCTTCCAGGGCGTGAAGTTCAGCGACACGGACCTCTTGGACCTTGCACAGTGTATAAACAAGAACGAGAGagaacagttttcatttctttatggGGTGGATGAG CAACTGTTGAGTGCACTGGCAATAGGGGCAAGTGGAGCAGTTGGAAG TACATACAACTATTTGGGCCGAAAAACCAATCTGATGTTGCAAGCCTTTGCAAAGCCAGACCTTGCGTTAGCACGGAAGTATCAG TTTCTCACTGGGGAATTTCTCAACTTTGTCATCAAACTAG GTTTTGGTGTTGCGCAGACTAAAGCTGTAATGACTTTTGTTTCTGGCATTCCCATGGGACCTCCACGGCTTCCGCTTGTTGATGCCTCTGAGGAGTTCATCGTCAAGGCCAAAGCGAAGCTGGATAGCATTGTGTGGCCTGATGGCAACTGA
- the DHX9 gene encoding ATP-dependent RNA helicase A isoform X5 encodes MSEERTVLSATSLGEEAILKLLYEELRSSMTPGKKLQGLVAATITPMTPDGQINLSVIRKYVDYLVSEQNVKNVFVNGTTGEGLSLNIQERKQLAEEWMRQGKDKLDHVIIHVGALSLPESQELARHAAAIGASGIAAIAPFFFKPTNKDELTAFLQKVASEAPAVPFYYYHIPPLTGVKIRVEELLDGIKERIPTFQGVKFSDTDLLDLAQCINKNEREQFSFLYGVDEQLLSALAIGASGAVGSTYNYLGRKTNLMLQAFAKPDLALARKYQFLTGEFLNFVIKLGSSGRL; translated from the exons CTCAATGACACCCGGGAAGAAGTTACAGGGTCTTGTAGCTGCTACAATCACTCCAATGACTCCTGATGG ACAAATTAACCTTTCGGTGATTCGTAAATATGTGGATTATCTGGTAAGCGAGCAGAATGTGAAGAACGTCTTTG TGAATGGCACAACAGGAGAAGGATTGTCCCTTAACATCCAGGAGAGGAAGCAGTTGGCGGAAGAATGGATGCGccaaggaaaagacaa ATTGGATCATGTGATCATTCATGTGGGAGCACTGAGTCTGCCAGAGTCCCAAGAGCTG GCAAGACACGCAGCAGCCATAGGTGCTAGTGGTATTGCTGCAATAGCCCCCTTCTTCTTCAAACCCACAAACAAAG atgaGCTGACCGCTTTCTTACAGAAGGTTGCGTCTGAAGCCCCTGCGGTTCCATTTTATTACTATCACATTCCTCCTCTGACGGGTGTGAAGA TTCGTGTTGAGGAGTTGCTGGATGGAATAAAAGAGCGGATCCCCACCTTCCAGGGCGTGAAGTTCAGCGACACGGACCTCTTGGACCTTGCACAGTGTATAAACAAGAACGAGAGagaacagttttcatttctttatggGGTGGATGAG CAACTGTTGAGTGCACTGGCAATAGGGGCAAGTGGAGCAGTTGGAAG TACATACAACTATTTGGGCCGAAAAACCAATCTGATGTTGCAAGCCTTTGCAAAGCCAGACCTTGCGTTAGCACGGAAGTATCAG TTTCTCACTGGGGAATTTCTCAACTTTGTCATCAAACTAG gtTCGAGTGGAAGGCTTTAA
- the DHX9 gene encoding ATP-dependent RNA helicase A isoform X4, whose protein sequence is MSEERTVLSATSLGEEAILKLLYEELRSSMTPGKKLQGLVAATITPMTPDGQINLSVIRKYVDYLVSEQNVKNVFVNGTTGEGLSLNIQERKQLAEEWMRQGKDKLDHVIIHVGALSLPESQELARHAAAIGASGIAAIAPFFFKPTNKDELTAFLQKVASEAPAVPFYYYHIPPLTGVKIRVEELLDGIKERIPTFQGVKFSDTDLLDLAQCINKNEREQFSFLYGVDEYIQLFGPKNQSDVASLCKARPCVSTEVSVSHWGISQLCHQTRFEWKALTTLAWAIPLTRKMRRATLLETLSITWFG, encoded by the exons CTCAATGACACCCGGGAAGAAGTTACAGGGTCTTGTAGCTGCTACAATCACTCCAATGACTCCTGATGG ACAAATTAACCTTTCGGTGATTCGTAAATATGTGGATTATCTGGTAAGCGAGCAGAATGTGAAGAACGTCTTTG TGAATGGCACAACAGGAGAAGGATTGTCCCTTAACATCCAGGAGAGGAAGCAGTTGGCGGAAGAATGGATGCGccaaggaaaagacaa ATTGGATCATGTGATCATTCATGTGGGAGCACTGAGTCTGCCAGAGTCCCAAGAGCTG GCAAGACACGCAGCAGCCATAGGTGCTAGTGGTATTGCTGCAATAGCCCCCTTCTTCTTCAAACCCACAAACAAAG atgaGCTGACCGCTTTCTTACAGAAGGTTGCGTCTGAAGCCCCTGCGGTTCCATTTTATTACTATCACATTCCTCCTCTGACGGGTGTGAAGA TTCGTGTTGAGGAGTTGCTGGATGGAATAAAAGAGCGGATCCCCACCTTCCAGGGCGTGAAGTTCAGCGACACGGACCTCTTGGACCTTGCACAGTGTATAAACAAGAACGAGAGagaacagttttcatttctttatggGGTGGATGAG TACATACAACTATTTGGGCCGAAAAACCAATCTGATGTTGCAAGCCTTTGCAAAGCCAGACCTTGCGTTAGCACGGAAGTATCAG TTTCTCACTGGGGAATTTCTCAACTTTGTCATCAAACTAG gtTCGAGTGGAAGGCTTTAACTACATTGGCATGGGCAATTCCACTAACAAGAAAGATGCGCAGAGCAACGCTGCTCGAGACTTTGTCAATTACTTGGTTCGGGTGA
- the DHX9 gene encoding ATP-dependent RNA helicase A isoform X2: MSEERTVLSATSLGEEAILKLLYEELRSSMTPGKKLQGLVAATITPMTPDGQINLSVIRKYVDYLVSEQNVKNVFVNGTTGEGLSLNIQERKQLAEEWMRQGKDKLDHVIIHVGALSLPESQELARHAAAIGASGIAAIAPFFFKPTNKDELTAFLQKVASEAPAVPFYYYHIPPLTGVKIRVEELLDGIKERIPTFQGVKFSDTDLLDLAQCINKNEREQFSFLYGVDEQLLSALAIGASGAVGSTYNYLGRKTNLMLQAFAKPDLALARKYQFLTGEFLNFVIKLGFGVAQTKAVMTFVSGIPMGPPRLPLVDASEEFIVKAKAKLDSIVWPDGN; this comes from the exons CTCAATGACACCCGGGAAGAAGTTACAGGGTCTTGTAGCTGCTACAATCACTCCAATGACTCCTGATGG ACAAATTAACCTTTCGGTGATTCGTAAATATGTGGATTATCTGGTAAGCGAGCAGAATGTGAAGAACGTCTTTG TGAATGGCACAACAGGAGAAGGATTGTCCCTTAACATCCAGGAGAGGAAGCAGTTGGCGGAAGAATGGATGCGccaaggaaaagacaa ATTGGATCATGTGATCATTCATGTGGGAGCACTGAGTCTGCCAGAGTCCCAAGAGCTG GCAAGACACGCAGCAGCCATAGGTGCTAGTGGTATTGCTGCAATAGCCCCCTTCTTCTTCAAACCCACAAACAAAG atgaGCTGACCGCTTTCTTACAGAAGGTTGCGTCTGAAGCCCCTGCGGTTCCATTTTATTACTATCACATTCCTCCTCTGACGGGTGTGAAGA TTCGTGTTGAGGAGTTGCTGGATGGAATAAAAGAGCGGATCCCCACCTTCCAGGGCGTGAAGTTCAGCGACACGGACCTCTTGGACCTTGCACAGTGTATAAACAAGAACGAGAGagaacagttttcatttctttatggGGTGGATGAG CAACTGTTGAGTGCACTGGCAATAGGGGCAAGTGGAGCAGTTGGAAG TACATACAACTATTTGGGCCGAAAAACCAATCTGATGTTGCAAGCCTTTGCAAAGCCAGACCTTGCGTTAGCACGGAAGTATCAG TTTCTCACTGGGGAATTTCTCAACTTTGTCATCAAACTAG GTTTTGGTGTTGCGCAGACTAAAGCTGTAATGACTTTTGTTTCTGGCATTCCCATGGGACCTCCACGGCTTCCGCTTGTTGATGCCTCTGAGGAGTTCATCGTCAAGGCCAAAGCGAAGCTGGATAGCATTGTGTGGCCTGATGGCAACTGA
- the DHX9 gene encoding ATP-dependent RNA helicase A isoform X6, with protein MSEERTVLSATSLGEEAILKLLYEELRSSMTPGKKLQGLVAATITPMTPDGQINLSVIRKYVDYLVSEQNVKNVFVNGTTGEGLSLNIQERKQLAEEWMRQGKDKLDHVIIHVGALSLPESQELARHAAAIGASGIAAIAPFFFKPTNKDELTAFLQKVASEAPAVPFYYYHIPPLTGVKIRVEELLDGIKERIPTFQGVKFSDTDLLDLAQCINKNEREQFSFLYGVDEYIQLFGPKNQSDVASLCKARPCVSTEVSVSHWGISQLCHQTRFWCCAD; from the exons CTCAATGACACCCGGGAAGAAGTTACAGGGTCTTGTAGCTGCTACAATCACTCCAATGACTCCTGATGG ACAAATTAACCTTTCGGTGATTCGTAAATATGTGGATTATCTGGTAAGCGAGCAGAATGTGAAGAACGTCTTTG TGAATGGCACAACAGGAGAAGGATTGTCCCTTAACATCCAGGAGAGGAAGCAGTTGGCGGAAGAATGGATGCGccaaggaaaagacaa ATTGGATCATGTGATCATTCATGTGGGAGCACTGAGTCTGCCAGAGTCCCAAGAGCTG GCAAGACACGCAGCAGCCATAGGTGCTAGTGGTATTGCTGCAATAGCCCCCTTCTTCTTCAAACCCACAAACAAAG atgaGCTGACCGCTTTCTTACAGAAGGTTGCGTCTGAAGCCCCTGCGGTTCCATTTTATTACTATCACATTCCTCCTCTGACGGGTGTGAAGA TTCGTGTTGAGGAGTTGCTGGATGGAATAAAAGAGCGGATCCCCACCTTCCAGGGCGTGAAGTTCAGCGACACGGACCTCTTGGACCTTGCACAGTGTATAAACAAGAACGAGAGagaacagttttcatttctttatggGGTGGATGAG TACATACAACTATTTGGGCCGAAAAACCAATCTGATGTTGCAAGCCTTTGCAAAGCCAGACCTTGCGTTAGCACGGAAGTATCAG TTTCTCACTGGGGAATTTCTCAACTTTGTCATCAAACTAG GTTTTGGTGTTGCGCAGACTAA